The following are encoded in a window of Armatimonas rosea genomic DNA:
- a CDS encoding DUF3142 domain-containing protein, producing the protein MKPRSKFILLGLALASAIWGAWAWRRARTPLPPLSKSLWYWHRPFRLKPDEAQQLRAAGVGELFVHAGLLYRSDSDGALGVTLKQTWQSRAEGLKVHLVFNASADVLARLESIPEETLAEAIAGAARTQKQAAQSVGGDVVGLQCDLDFPTRLLPRYATLLRALRAKLPGWQLSATLLTSWYSSRNLDPVLDALDFSVPQFYESQTPRRYTDFTPIFSPKVLERGLAAAGRRGKPFRAGLPAYGHALVFDGPGRLRGMYRDGGADTLSGDPSFRCLRAETDPRTGNRRLEFTSAHAEAVDFRILFDLPTLLSLQRALALTTPNRPASCTGIVLFRLPEPGETATLPLPTLTALLNHQTPQLRPRVRLRTKPAAAWSALEGGSEAGTLVFVDLVNDGDAGSALGPDTVTLDLELASPGVLEVAPGGFSKATLFAESPERVASPLRATGVRWSAANLAPKSVLTAGPLHLKGTDIGALKVHWRVVTQDGTTPLVGEGK; encoded by the coding sequence ATGAAGCCCCGCTCAAAGTTTATTCTGCTGGGGCTTGCGCTTGCCAGCGCTATCTGGGGAGCTTGGGCCTGGCGGCGGGCGAGGACGCCGCTTCCCCCGCTCTCCAAGTCGCTCTGGTACTGGCACCGCCCGTTTCGGCTGAAGCCCGACGAGGCCCAGCAGCTCCGTGCCGCGGGCGTGGGCGAGCTCTTTGTCCACGCGGGGCTGCTCTACCGAAGCGACAGCGACGGGGCGCTGGGGGTGACTCTCAAGCAGACCTGGCAGAGCCGCGCCGAGGGGCTCAAGGTCCACCTGGTCTTCAATGCATCGGCGGATGTGCTGGCGCGGCTGGAGAGCATCCCGGAAGAGACACTCGCGGAGGCGATCGCGGGTGCGGCTCGCACGCAGAAGCAGGCGGCGCAGAGTGTCGGGGGGGACGTCGTTGGCCTCCAGTGCGATCTCGACTTCCCGACACGCCTCCTGCCGCGCTACGCCACGCTGCTCAGGGCCCTGCGCGCCAAGCTCCCCGGCTGGCAGCTCTCGGCGACCCTACTCACGAGCTGGTACAGCAGCCGCAACCTCGACCCTGTGCTGGACGCGCTGGACTTCTCCGTGCCGCAGTTCTACGAGTCGCAGACCCCACGGCGCTACACCGACTTCACCCCGATCTTCAGCCCCAAGGTGCTGGAGCGAGGCCTCGCGGCGGCGGGGCGGCGGGGCAAGCCGTTTCGTGCGGGGCTGCCGGCCTACGGCCACGCGCTGGTCTTCGATGGGCCGGGGCGGCTCCGGGGAATGTACCGCGATGGCGGTGCCGACACGCTCTCTGGCGATCCCAGCTTTCGCTGCCTCCGCGCCGAGACCGACCCGCGCACCGGCAACCGCCGGCTAGAGTTCACATCGGCCCACGCGGAGGCCGTGGACTTTCGGATTCTCTTTGATCTGCCAACTCTGCTCTCGCTCCAGAGAGCGCTCGCGCTGACCACGCCAAACCGGCCCGCAAGCTGCACAGGGATCGTCCTCTTTCGCCTCCCCGAGCCCGGCGAGACCGCCACCCTGCCGCTTCCCACCCTGACCGCACTCTTGAACCATCAGACCCCGCAGCTACGTCCGCGAGTGCGCCTCCGTACCAAGCCCGCCGCTGCCTGGAGCGCGCTGGAAGGGGGGAGTGAGGCGGGGACACTGGTCTTTGTCGATCTGGTCAACGACGGTGACGCGGGCAGTGCGCTGGGGCCGGATACCGTCACGCTGGACCTGGAGCTTGCCTCGCCGGGCGTGCTAGAGGTCGCGCCGGGAGGCTTTTCCAAGGCGACGCTCTTTGCCGAGAGCCCCGAGCGCGTTGCGAGCCCGCTCCGCGCCACGGGCGTGCGCTGGAGCGCTGCGAACCTGGCTCCGAAGAGCGTGCTCACGGCGGGGCCGCTCCATCTAAAAGGCACCGACATCGGGGCGCTGAAGGTGCACTGGCGCGTGGTCACACAAGACGGTACAACGCCGTTGGTAGGGGAGGGGAAATGA
- a CDS encoding tetratricopeptide repeat protein yields the protein MTRGGSAVLALAATLALTTPAGASWSDNLASIHFNSNKPDFGIPPRRGLMGGGEQDDRPGSGWGNGTIEHAELSYEHDNERAANRQRALRETQHRARTATERGDWLSARRLWEGFAMRFGKSGIVQDRCEVLVHTNPPAEPLRRYLAALDALEGPNTGWNAARRELAALHAESTLPPWLREHAAYQHAAGLVQWLNYKEATSLWQAQIRQFPEGEKREAALLMIARACLLHKAIPDSVRTGRAATEQLLRAFPQTRFRVAARGLLARADLDEGRYEAAATTYCALNDGDSIAAVRRQFQNTAAEPRLRTLQLIAYLRALPQATDFRAYRFAVKGISHSLALFKPDTGRVFLERLVREPELAAPYFYFRLYHCDNKPADLVRLTLLADRIAAREALPPVVRVRLAELYYQAHAYRRAATWASSATGMADEKVRARALYVRAGSRYRQKRFEEARADLEQVLTRCPRSNIRHATRELLALVAEAQGDLPTALDQYLALDYRDDYAYLIDARLPIATLESYQRTRTHHKELLAYSIALRHLRIEQWAQARRWLARVPAKSYAAFALPESYKDEWWAESLHPTRQTLESLAFLDLKSKQARGAEAKAAARFAYARAYYTQGLLQLYNAPLWQGERMFAFNYFWNRDVATPADDRAVQRYMYQHEVYAHTRQICLEIAADYPQTKSAPAALYRAACAAEKLEHLNEWWRTDEKGRWWAADSGWDEGKVRRRNHPLLDHRKEASQLMALFVRRYPKHPLAKDARKYADVFVGKGEPAEES from the coding sequence ATGACAAGAGGGGGCTCGGCGGTACTGGCACTCGCGGCGACACTTGCACTCACGACACCTGCGGGAGCAAGCTGGAGCGATAACCTGGCATCGATTCACTTTAACAGCAACAAGCCTGATTTTGGTATCCCTCCGCGTCGGGGACTGATGGGTGGCGGGGAGCAAGATGACCGTCCAGGCTCGGGTTGGGGCAATGGTACGATTGAGCACGCGGAGCTGAGCTACGAGCACGACAACGAGCGTGCGGCAAACCGTCAGCGAGCCCTACGGGAAACCCAGCACCGGGCGCGTACTGCGACCGAGCGTGGAGACTGGTTGAGTGCGCGACGGCTCTGGGAGGGCTTCGCGATGCGCTTTGGAAAGAGTGGCATCGTGCAGGATCGGTGTGAGGTGCTCGTCCATACCAATCCACCTGCGGAGCCGCTCCGTCGCTATCTCGCGGCGCTCGATGCGCTCGAAGGTCCCAACACGGGCTGGAACGCCGCTCGTCGGGAGCTGGCTGCGCTTCATGCCGAGAGCACGCTGCCGCCCTGGCTCCGAGAGCATGCCGCCTACCAGCACGCTGCAGGGCTGGTGCAGTGGCTGAACTACAAAGAGGCGACCTCCCTCTGGCAGGCACAGATTCGTCAGTTTCCCGAAGGGGAGAAGCGTGAGGCGGCCTTGCTCATGATCGCCCGGGCGTGCCTGCTCCACAAAGCCATCCCCGATAGTGTCCGTACAGGCCGCGCCGCCACCGAGCAGCTCTTGCGTGCTTTCCCGCAAACGCGGTTCCGTGTCGCTGCCCGTGGCTTGCTCGCCCGTGCCGACCTCGACGAAGGGCGCTACGAGGCCGCCGCGACCACCTACTGCGCCCTCAACGACGGCGACTCGATCGCGGCGGTGCGGCGGCAGTTTCAAAACACGGCGGCGGAGCCACGCCTGCGCACTCTCCAGCTCATCGCCTACCTCCGCGCCCTGCCCCAAGCCACCGATTTTCGCGCCTACCGCTTCGCCGTCAAGGGCATCTCCCACTCGCTGGCTCTCTTCAAGCCGGACACGGGCAGAGTCTTTCTGGAGCGGCTGGTGCGCGAGCCGGAGCTCGCTGCGCCCTACTTCTACTTCCGGCTCTACCACTGCGACAACAAGCCCGCTGACCTGGTGCGCCTGACCCTGCTGGCAGATCGGATCGCAGCGCGGGAGGCACTCCCGCCGGTGGTGCGTGTGCGGCTTGCGGAGCTCTACTACCAGGCTCATGCCTACCGTCGTGCTGCGACTTGGGCTAGCTCAGCAACCGGCATGGCCGATGAGAAAGTTCGCGCCCGGGCGCTCTACGTACGGGCGGGGAGCCGCTACCGCCAGAAGCGCTTCGAGGAGGCGCGGGCAGATCTTGAGCAGGTTCTGACGCGCTGTCCCCGCAGCAATATCCGCCACGCGACCCGTGAGCTACTTGCCTTGGTGGCGGAGGCACAGGGGGACTTGCCCACCGCGCTGGACCAGTACCTCGCGCTGGACTACCGCGACGACTATGCCTACCTCATCGATGCGCGCCTGCCGATTGCGACTCTCGAGAGCTACCAGCGCACCCGCACCCACCACAAAGAGCTCCTTGCCTATAGCATCGCCCTGCGCCACCTGCGGATCGAGCAGTGGGCGCAGGCCCGGCGCTGGCTAGCCCGTGTACCTGCGAAGTCCTACGCCGCCTTTGCCCTCCCCGAGAGCTACAAAGACGAGTGGTGGGCGGAGTCTCTCCACCCAACTCGTCAGACCCTGGAGAGCCTGGCGTTTCTGGACCTGAAGTCCAAGCAGGCACGGGGTGCCGAGGCGAAGGCGGCGGCACGCTTTGCCTACGCGCGGGCCTACTACACGCAGGGGCTCCTTCAGCTCTACAATGCGCCGCTCTGGCAGGGTGAGCGCATGTTTGCCTTCAACTACTTCTGGAACCGTGATGTCGCGACTCCTGCCGATGATAGAGCGGTCCAGCGCTACATGTACCAGCACGAGGTCTATGCCCACACCCGGCAGATCTGTCTGGAGATTGCTGCCGACTACCCCCAGACAAAGAGCGCACCCGCCGCGCTCTACCGCGCTGCCTGTGCCGCCGAGAAGCTAGAGCACCTCAATGAGTGGTGGCGCACCGATGAAAAGGGACGCTGGTGGGCGGCCGACAGCGGCTGGGACGAGGGCAAGGTGCGCCGCCGCAACCACCCCCTCCTCGACCATCGCAAGGAAGCCTCTCAGCTCATGGCACTTTTCGTCCGGCGCTACCCCAAGCACCCATTGGCAAAAGATGCTCGCAAGTACGCCGATGTCTTTGTGGGCAAGGGGGAGCCTGCTGAGGAGAGCTAG
- a CDS encoding efflux RND transporter periplasmic adaptor subunit, giving the protein MPKLTQLIAGVVVLGVVGGGVSYWRSLPPKIEVVLPQTKTVTESISASGRLRGELETSVGARVSGRVAKVLVREGDRVRQGQTLALLDDEVLRSQLAQADDAVRTARATLAQSENAIQTAQSQVSLAARKPLASDLTRLKADTNQAVAVAEARLAGAKQKLIFAQRRLAELKKGPRDEEIDATEAQVRQSEASLAQAERDKNRQAQLAREGAVAQNAADQAETNYWVAKRTLENAQARLRQLKAGTRPEQIEQAEADVKAAEAEVRASEATVAGAKASGTAQVSSLLSTPRSEDIVVARNRVSEATRAREVAQSRLAEAERAQEVAKQRLDDVIVTAPFEGTITQIVTEAGGVTGPSAALVRLVRTSVPEIRIDLDEVNLGKLRVGQAAVVSCDAYPGETFSAKVRELGAQVDTERGTVEVRLTPVDPPNWLRPGQTLSVNIKLGEPTQRLVVPLTAVTTIGGISTLFVAEGGTVQKKTVKVGPPGPDGIPVIEGIEATTQIVLSPVGRKPGDPIAPVVIKPSPGPGK; this is encoded by the coding sequence ATGCCTAAGCTTACGCAGCTGATTGCCGGTGTCGTGGTCCTTGGCGTCGTCGGAGGCGGGGTCTCCTACTGGCGCTCCCTTCCCCCGAAGATCGAGGTCGTTCTTCCCCAGACCAAGACCGTCACCGAGAGCATCTCCGCCTCGGGGCGGCTTCGAGGCGAGCTGGAGACCAGTGTGGGGGCGCGGGTGAGCGGCCGGGTCGCCAAGGTCCTGGTGCGCGAGGGCGACCGCGTGCGCCAAGGCCAGACACTCGCCCTGCTCGACGATGAGGTGCTGCGGTCTCAGCTGGCCCAGGCCGACGATGCCGTGCGCACGGCCCGGGCGACACTGGCCCAGTCCGAAAATGCCATCCAGACCGCCCAGTCCCAGGTGAGCCTCGCCGCGCGCAAGCCCCTCGCCTCGGATCTGACCCGCCTCAAAGCCGATACCAACCAAGCGGTCGCGGTGGCTGAGGCGCGGCTGGCGGGGGCAAAGCAAAAGCTCATCTTCGCCCAGAGGCGGCTCGCGGAGCTGAAGAAGGGCCCGCGCGACGAAGAGATCGACGCCACGGAGGCCCAAGTGCGCCAGTCCGAGGCGAGCCTCGCCCAGGCCGAGCGCGATAAAAACCGCCAGGCCCAGCTCGCCAGAGAGGGCGCGGTCGCACAGAACGCCGCCGACCAGGCCGAGACAAACTACTGGGTCGCCAAGCGGACACTGGAGAACGCCCAAGCGCGGCTGAGGCAGCTCAAGGCGGGGACCCGCCCCGAACAAATCGAGCAGGCAGAGGCCGATGTCAAGGCCGCGGAGGCCGAGGTCCGCGCCAGCGAGGCGACAGTCGCCGGCGCAAAGGCCTCGGGGACGGCGCAGGTCAGCTCGCTGCTCTCCACGCCCCGCTCCGAGGACATCGTGGTCGCCCGCAACCGGGTGAGTGAGGCCACCCGTGCCCGTGAGGTGGCCCAGTCGCGCCTTGCGGAGGCGGAGCGTGCCCAAGAGGTCGCCAAACAGCGCCTCGACGATGTGATTGTCACCGCACCGTTTGAGGGAACCATCACCCAGATCGTCACCGAGGCCGGCGGCGTGACCGGCCCGAGCGCCGCCCTCGTGCGCCTCGTGCGAACGTCGGTGCCCGAGATTCGCATTGATCTGGATGAGGTCAACCTGGGCAAGCTGCGTGTCGGGCAGGCCGCCGTGGTCTCCTGCGATGCCTACCCCGGCGAGACCTTCTCCGCCAAGGTCCGTGAGCTTGGCGCTCAGGTGGACACGGAGCGCGGGACGGTCGAGGTGCGCTTGACGCCCGTCGATCCCCCCAATTGGCTGCGGCCCGGCCAGACCCTCTCGGTCAATATCAAGCTCGGGGAGCCCACCCAGCGCCTCGTGGTTCCGCTCACAGCTGTCACCACCATTGGCGGCATCTCGACGCTCTTTGTCGCGGAGGGGGGCACGGTGCAGAAGAAGACCGTCAAGGTCGGCCCGCCCGGCCCCGACGGCATCCCGGTGATCGAGGGGATTGAGGCGACCACGCAGATCGTGCTCAGCCCGGTCGGCCGCAAGCCCGGCGACCCCATCGCCCCGGTCGTGATCAAGCCCTCCCCTGGCCCTGGAAAGTAG
- a CDS encoding ABC transporter permease, with protein MRFESKLAWRHLVSGGGQTVLTVFAVAIAVTVIIFIQTLITGVQKRFIGDLVGSLPHVTVKAPDPLPKTLAEVTTQKDGELLASDQQKSVQQRTDLEQWQKLEVELAQFPHVKVVAPAVRGSAFLIRGEKRFAVTVSGAEPAKQEQVSFLQKDLIAGRWLDLRPGEVVIGIRLAEDAGVRLGDRVRMQSAQGVSESFTIAGLVYTGNNATDLGQAFITLRDAQSLFRTGQNVSSILLKLDDAFLADTVADQINASLPYKTESWMKDSAFILNAIRSQNQSRDMICTFVLLASAFAIASVLIVSVIQKQKQIGILKSMGARDKQILTVFTLEGLGVAIAGALVGCIWGYFLLRALENIPQAARFGKVDKLFNIIYDPTIFGGASAAAIIATLIAAILPASRASKLNPVEVIRG; from the coding sequence ATGCGATTTGAGAGCAAGCTCGCCTGGCGCCACCTGGTCTCCGGCGGCGGTCAGACCGTCTTGACTGTCTTTGCAGTCGCCATCGCCGTGACCGTGATCATCTTTATCCAGACCCTGATTACCGGGGTCCAGAAGCGCTTTATCGGTGATCTGGTCGGCTCCCTGCCGCACGTGACGGTCAAGGCACCCGATCCCCTGCCCAAGACCCTGGCCGAGGTGACCACGCAAAAAGACGGCGAGCTGCTCGCCAGCGACCAGCAGAAGTCTGTCCAGCAGCGCACCGACCTGGAGCAGTGGCAGAAGCTTGAGGTCGAGCTGGCGCAGTTTCCCCATGTCAAAGTGGTCGCTCCCGCGGTCCGTGGCAGCGCCTTCCTCATCCGCGGGGAGAAGCGCTTTGCCGTGACGGTCTCCGGCGCCGAGCCCGCCAAGCAAGAGCAGGTGAGCTTCCTGCAAAAGGACCTCATCGCCGGGCGCTGGCTCGACCTGCGTCCCGGAGAGGTGGTGATCGGGATTCGCCTCGCGGAGGACGCGGGCGTGCGGCTCGGGGACCGGGTGCGGATGCAGTCCGCGCAGGGGGTGAGCGAGAGCTTCACGATCGCCGGGTTGGTCTACACGGGCAACAACGCCACCGACCTCGGGCAGGCCTTTATCACCCTCCGCGATGCCCAGAGCCTCTTTCGCACCGGCCAGAATGTCAGCTCCATCTTGCTCAAGCTCGACGATGCCTTTCTCGCCGACACGGTGGCGGACCAGATCAATGCGAGCCTCCCCTACAAGACCGAGTCGTGGATGAAGGACTCCGCGTTTATCCTCAATGCTATCCGCTCCCAGAACCAGTCGCGGGACATGATCTGCACCTTTGTCCTGCTAGCAAGCGCCTTTGCGATCGCGTCGGTTCTGATTGTCTCCGTGATCCAAAAACAAAAGCAGATCGGTATCCTCAAGAGCATGGGCGCACGCGACAAACAGATCCTCACGGTCTTCACGCTGGAGGGGCTCGGGGTCGCTATCGCCGGTGCGCTTGTCGGCTGCATCTGGGGCTACTTCTTACTCCGCGCACTCGAAAACATCCCCCAGGCTGCCCGGTTTGGAAAAGTGGATAAGCTCTTCAACATCATCTACGACCCGACCATCTTCGGCGGTGCCTCCGCCGCCGCGATCATCGCCACCCTGATCGCCGCCATTCTCCCCGCCAGCCGCGCCTCCAAGCTCAACCCCGTCGAGGTGATCCGTGGCTGA